TGTTTCACAGATACGCCTTGGCGCTTGGCGCCCTTATTGCCGTGCCGACGATGGCCGCCGCGCCGCCATCGATAGCCGGGCGCTGGAAGACCGACGACGGTAAGGGGATCGTCGCGATGGTGCCGTGCGGTGCCAAGATGTGCGGCCGCATCGAACGGCTGCTGATCAAGGAACCGGCGGGAGGCCAGCGCGACGAACGCAACCCCGACAAGCAGAAGCGCGACCGCAAGGTTGCCGGGCTGCAAATCTACTGGGATCTCGTGCCAAACGGTGACGGTTGGAAAGGTGAAGGCTACAGCCCCGAGGATGGCCGCTATTACAAGGCGCACCTGCGCGCGAAGGGCAACAAGATGACGATGAAGGGCTGCGTTTCGGTGTTCTGCCGCACCGTGACATGGACCCGGCTGGGGTAGCGCCACTTTGATTTTCCGTTCGTGTCGAGCGAAGTCGAGACACCCATCAGCGGAGCCTTTGGCCGAGGGGCATCTCGACTTCGCTCGATGCGAACGGATTGTAGAGGCGATTTAAGAGCCTTCGCCCAGAATCCAGTCGACGCCCGCGGCGACATGGATCCGCGTCGTGTCGTAGATCGGCAGGACATTGGCGTCGGGATCGACGAGCATCACCAGTTCGGTGCTCGCCAGGACCAGCGCCTGAATGTCCTGCTTGGCGATATCAGTGATGAAGGTCTTCATCGTCCGGCGCGATTCCTCGAGCACCTTGCCCTGCATGAGCTGGTCATAGATGATATTGTCGATCGCCTCGGCGCGCGTCGCGTCATAAGGCGCGAGCGTCAGCCCGTGGCGGACGAGCCGCTGGCGGAACCACGCCTCGGTCATCACATTGCGCGTGCCGATCACCGCCGCGGCCTTGATGCCGTCGGCCTTCATCTTCTCGCCCGTCTCGTCGACGATATGGATCAGCGGGATCGAGATCGCCGCCGCGACGTCCTCGGCGACCCTGTGCATCGAATTGGCGGCGATCATCAGCGCCGTCGCCCCCGCCGCCTCGAGCCGCTGCGCCGAAGCGATCAGCACATCCTTCGCATGCGCCCATTGTTCGGGGGTCGTCAGCCGCGACAGCTCGCAATAGTTGAGGCTTTCGAGAATGATCGGCGCCGAACAGGCCGTCCCGAGGCGCTTCTGCACCCCCTTGTTGAGATGGCGGTAATAGAGCTCGGTCGATGCCCAGCTGATTCCCCCGATCAGGCCGATTTTACGCAAATTCATTCTCCGGATAGCAACAGGACCGGGCCCTCGGGGACCCGGTCCATGTCATGGCTAGATAAAGAACCGCCCCCGGGCAAGCCGCAGGCGGTTATTTGAGACGAAGCGTCAGTGCCCGCCGCCGTTCAGTGCCTTGACGATGTCGTCGGTCATCTTCTTGGCGTCGCCGAGCAGCATCATCGTCTGGTCCATATAGAAGACGTCGTTGTCGACGCCGGCATAGCCGACCCCGCCCATCGAGCGCTTCACGAACAGCACGGTCTTCGCCTTTTCGACGTCGAGAACGGGCATGCCATAGATCGGCGACGACTTGTCGGTCTTTGCCGACGGATTGGTCACGTCGTTGGCGCCGATGACGAAGGCGACGTCGCATTGCGCAAATTCGCCGTTGATGTCCTCGAGCTCGAACACCTCGTCATAAGGGACGTTCGCTTCGGCGAGCAGCACGTTCATATGGCCGGGCATACGTCCCGCGACCGGGTGGATGGCATATTTGACGTTGACGCCTTCCTTCTTGAGGAGGTCGCCCATTTCGCGCAGCGCATGCTGCGCCTGCGCGACCGCCATGCCGTAGCCGGGGACGATGATGACATTCTCCGCCTGGCTCATCAGGAAGGCGGCGTCGTCGGCGCTGCCCGGTTTCCACGGGCGCTGTTCCTTCGTGCCGCCCGAACCGCCGCCCGAATCATCGGCGCCGAATCCGCCGGCGATCACGCTGATGAAGCTGCGGTTCATCGCGCGGCACATGATGTACGACAGGATCGCACCCGACGAGCCGACGAGCGCGCCGGTGATGATCATCGCGGTATTGCCGAGCGTGAAGCCCATCGCCGCCGCGGCCCAGCCCGAATAGCTGTTGAGCATCGACACGACGACCGGCATGTCGGCACCGCCGATCGGGATGATCAGCAGGAAGCCGATGACGAAGCTGAGCCCGGTGACGGTCCAGAACACCCACGGCGACTGGTCGACGGTGAAATAGGCGACAAGGCCGATGATCGCGGCAAGCGTACCGAGATTGATGATGTGCCGCCCCGGCAGCATAATCGGCGAGCCCGACATATTGCCGTTGAGCTTGAGGAAGGCGATCACCGACCCCGAGAAGGTGATCGCGCCGATCGCGATGCCGAGGCCCATTTCGATGCGGCTGACGGTGTGGATCTGCCCCGCCGCATCGGCAATGCCGAAGGCGAGCGGATTGAGATAGGCGGCAGCGGCAACCGCCACGGCGGCAAGGCCGACAAGGCTGTGGAAGGCCGCGACGAGCTGCGGCATCGCGGTCATCGCGATCTTGCGCGCCATGACGATACCGATCACCGCGCCGATACCGATCGCGGCGAGGATCTCGACCAAGGCGACGGGATCGATGCCGACATAGCTGTTCATGGCATCGCCGACCTTCATCGGCATATGCGTCAGCAAGGTGGTGACGACCGCGATCGTCATTCCGATCATGCCGAAGCGGTTGCCGCTCTGCGCCGTCGCCGGCGACGAAAGCCCGCGCAGCGAGAGGATGAAGAGGACGCCGGCTACGAGATAGGCGACGGCCGCCCACGGGTTGACGGCAAGGCCATGGCCGCCGGTCGCGGCGGAAAGGATCGACTGGATGTCCATCTCAGCGCTCCTTCTTCTTGTACATCGCGAGCATGCGCGCGGTGACCGCGAAACCGCCGAAGATGTTGATGCTCGCCATCACCACCGCGGCCAGCCCGAGCCACTTCGACGAGGCCGAGCCCGCCGCGGCGCTGGCGATCAGCGCGCCAACGATGATCACCGACGAAATGGCGTTGGTCACGCTCATCAGCGGCGTGTGCAGCGCCGGGGTCACCGACCAGACAACGAAATAGCCGACGAAACACGCCAGCACGAAAATCGAAAAAATCGCAATGAAATCCACGGCGCGCTCCCCTGCTGATTCCGCGTGGCGCACCTCTTGCCGTGGCGATGCAGGCGTGTCGACTCCTAAGCGGTCTAAAAAACGCGCTTCAGCTCCCAAAAAAGCAGGAAATGTCTGGAATTCACGACATAAAATGTCGCAGTGCAACAAAGTTGCGCGTCACATCGCCGGAAGCAGCACCGCATCGACGACATGGACCACGCCGTTGGCCTGCTGAATGTCGGGTGCCGTCACCGTCGCCCGGTTGCCGCTTGCGCTGGTAAGCAGGATCGCCTTGCCGCTGAGGCTGGCGGTCAGTTCCTCGCCGCTGGCCGTCTTGAGCAACGTCTTGCCGCCGTCCGCGGCGATCTTCGCCGACAGGTCGGCGACGGTCAGCTTGCCGGGCACGACATGATATTGGAGAATGCCGGCAAGCAGCTGTTTCTGCGCCGGCAGCATCCAGCCGTCGCGCGTCGTCGGCGGCACCTGGATGAAAGCGTCGTCGGTCGGCGCGAAGAGCGTGAAGGGGCCGGTGCCCGACAAGCTTGCCGCAAGCCCGGCCTGTTGCAACACGGTGGCGAGCATCTTGTGCGTCGGCGATGCCGCGACCGCGGCGGCGATGGTGCCGTTCCGGTCGGCCGCGACGGTGGCGGCGATCTGGCTCGCGACGCTCTGCTTTTCGGTCGGTGCGGGGTCGGATTTGCTGCTGCAACCCGCCAGGCCGAGGCCTGCGGCGATCAGCGCCGTTGCAAAATGGCTCTTCATGCGAAGCGCCCCTAGGCCCGGCGGGTTACAGTTTTGTTGCGTCAGTTCGCGGGGTCGGTTGCCGGAGCAGCTTCGTCCGCCGGAGCAGGCTCGGCAGTCGCCGGTGCAGCGTCAGTGGCCGGTGCGGCCGGAGCCGCGCCGGTCGCGGGAGCAGCCGGGGCCGCGGCGGGCTCCGCTGCCTTCAGCGTCGGCATCAGCACGCCGTTGAGGACATGGATGACGCCGTTCGACTGCGCGACATCGGCCTGTGTCACATAGCCCGAGCTGCCCTGCGTGCCATCGACCTTGATATTGCCCTGCACCTCGGTGAAGGTCAGCGGCTCGCCCTCGACCGTGGTCAGCGTGGTCTTGCCGCCGCCGGCCTTGATCTTGGCATATAGGTCGGTCGAGGTGATGGCGCCGGGAACGACGTGATATTTCAGCACCTGCGCCAGATGATCCTTGTTGATCGGATCCATCAGATAGGCGGTCATCGGCTGCGGCACCGCGGCAAATGCCTGATCGGTCGGCGCGAAAACGGTAAAGGGGC
The Sphingopyxis macrogoltabida genome window above contains:
- a CDS encoding DUF2147 domain-containing protein; its protein translation is MFHRYALALGALIAVPTMAAAPPSIAGRWKTDDGKGIVAMVPCGAKMCGRIERLLIKEPAGGQRDERNPDKQKRDRKVAGLQIYWDLVPNGDGWKGEGYSPEDGRYYKAHLRAKGNKMTMKGCVSVFCRTVTWTRLG
- a CDS encoding aspartate/glutamate racemase family protein, which codes for MRKIGLIGGISWASTELYYRHLNKGVQKRLGTACSAPIILESLNYCELSRLTTPEQWAHAKDVLIASAQRLEAAGATALMIAANSMHRVAEDVAAAISIPLIHIVDETGEKMKADGIKAAAVIGTRNVMTEAWFRQRLVRHGLTLAPYDATRAEAIDNIIYDQLMQGKVLEESRRTMKTFITDIAKQDIQALVLASTELVMLVDPDANVLPIYDTTRIHVAAGVDWILGEGS
- a CDS encoding NAD(P)(+) transhydrogenase (Re/Si-specific) subunit beta, whose protein sequence is MDIQSILSAATGGHGLAVNPWAAVAYLVAGVLFILSLRGLSSPATAQSGNRFGMIGMTIAVVTTLLTHMPMKVGDAMNSYVGIDPVALVEILAAIGIGAVIGIVMARKIAMTAMPQLVAAFHSLVGLAAVAVAAAAYLNPLAFGIADAAGQIHTVSRIEMGLGIAIGAITFSGSVIAFLKLNGNMSGSPIMLPGRHIINLGTLAAIIGLVAYFTVDQSPWVFWTVTGLSFVIGFLLIIPIGGADMPVVVSMLNSYSGWAAAAMGFTLGNTAMIITGALVGSSGAILSYIMCRAMNRSFISVIAGGFGADDSGGGSGGTKEQRPWKPGSADDAAFLMSQAENVIIVPGYGMAVAQAQHALREMGDLLKKEGVNVKYAIHPVAGRMPGHMNVLLAEANVPYDEVFELEDINGEFAQCDVAFVIGANDVTNPSAKTDKSSPIYGMPVLDVEKAKTVLFVKRSMGGVGYAGVDNDVFYMDQTMMLLGDAKKMTDDIVKALNGGGH
- a CDS encoding proton-translocating transhydrogenase family protein; its protein translation is MDFIAIFSIFVLACFVGYFVVWSVTPALHTPLMSVTNAISSVIIVGALIASAAAGSASSKWLGLAAVVMASINIFGGFAVTARMLAMYKKKER
- a CDS encoding fasciclin domain-containing protein, coding for MKSHFATALIAAGLGLAGCSSKSDPAPTEKQSVASQIAATVAADRNGTIAAAVAASPTHKMLATVLQQAGLAASLSGTGPFTLFAPTDDAFIQVPPTTRDGWMLPAQKQLLAGILQYHVVPGKLTVADLSAKIAADGGKTLLKTASGEELTASLSGKAILLTSASGNRATVTAPDIQQANGVVHVVDAVLLPAM
- a CDS encoding fasciclin domain-containing protein, translated to MLRAKFFAFPLFALTAAAMTLPASYARADEGEETAAEADAAAGAMQDGWNIVQNATSSPEHKTLVQAITAAGLADTLSAAGPFTVFAPTDQAFAAVPQPMTAYLMDPINKDHLAQVLKYHVVPGAITSTDLYAKIKAGGGKTTLTTVEGEPLTFTEVQGNIKVDGTQGSSGYVTQADVAQSNGVIHVLNGVLMPTLKAAEPAAAPAAPATGAAPAAPATDAAPATAEPAPADEAAPATDPAN